From Brevibacillus marinus, a single genomic window includes:
- a CDS encoding MFS transporter: MIEAGTSRFWRAALAMSIGSFLIFANLYMTQPLLPLFVEAFGVSETVSSLSVSLVILSLSLFLLVFAALSDAYGRKPIMVFSMVGVTVSTWLLIWVPNFSLLLVLRALQGVFLAGLPAVALAYLADEVEPRALSAAVGIYISGNTIGGMVGRVIAGFAADRGGYELTFLVMGCISLLCLALFMVLLPEAKLFQPRPLRWRESVGAMRQHLVNPVLLPAFFVGGLHFFLFVGLYNDVTFLLSSPPYHLSPGVLGLLFFTYAAGTVSSTLAGWANRWWRSSTGIAFGIACMAGGLLITLARSLGAIICGLLAFCFGYFFAHSLTSSYVSKQASFAKASASSLFLIAYYLGGSVGSTVLGMIYFAWQWEGVIAASMLVLLATFGLSQVKRRHEARQHAAGESR; encoded by the coding sequence TTGATCGAGGCAGGAACTTCCCGGTTTTGGCGAGCTGCTTTGGCCATGTCCATCGGCTCTTTTTTGATTTTTGCCAACCTTTATATGACGCAGCCGCTGCTGCCGCTGTTTGTCGAAGCGTTTGGCGTCTCCGAGACGGTGTCCAGCCTGTCCGTCTCGCTGGTCATCCTGAGCCTGAGTCTGTTCTTGCTCGTCTTTGCCGCCCTTTCCGATGCGTATGGCAGAAAGCCGATCATGGTCTTTTCGATGGTGGGGGTGACGGTCAGCACCTGGCTGTTAATCTGGGTGCCGAACTTTTCTCTGCTGCTGGTCCTGCGGGCGCTGCAGGGCGTATTTTTGGCCGGGCTGCCGGCGGTCGCGCTGGCCTATCTCGCAGACGAAGTCGAGCCAAGGGCGCTGTCGGCGGCTGTCGGCATCTACATCAGCGGCAATACGATTGGCGGCATGGTCGGGCGGGTGATTGCCGGGTTTGCAGCTGATCGCGGGGGCTATGAGCTGACTTTTCTGGTGATGGGATGCATCAGTTTGCTGTGTCTGGCGCTGTTTATGGTTTTGCTGCCGGAGGCCAAACTGTTTCAGCCCCGTCCGCTGCGCTGGCGCGAATCGGTGGGAGCGATGCGGCAGCATCTCGTCAATCCGGTTCTGCTGCCTGCGTTTTTCGTGGGGGGCTTGCATTTTTTTCTCTTTGTAGGCTTATATAATGATGTAACGTTTTTGCTCAGTTCACCGCCGTATCACTTGTCGCCGGGCGTGTTGGGCCTCTTGTTTTTTACCTATGCCGCGGGAACCGTCAGTTCCACGCTGGCCGGCTGGGCCAACCGCTGGTGGCGTTCGTCGACGGGCATTGCCTTTGGGATCGCCTGCATGGCCGGGGGATTGCTGATTACCTTGGCGCGTTCGCTGGGCGCGATTATCTGCGGCTTGCTGGCCTTTTGTTTCGGTTACTTCTTCGCTCATTCCCTGACCAGCTCATACGTCAGCAAGCAGGCCAGCTTTGCCAAGGCCAGTGCATCCTCCCTCTTCCTGATCGCATACTATCTGGGGGGAAGTGTCGGCAGCACGGTGTTGGGGATGATCTACTTCG